ATGCCCCTCGATGATATGGGAGGTCTCGCCCTCGCCGCGTCCGCAGAAGCTGCAGCGTACTTCCTTGTCTTTATCTTCTTTCTTTGCCATTGTCCTTAGAGCCGCTTGGTGATTATCTCGTCGATGATGCCGTACGTCTTCGCTTCTTCGCTCGACATGAAGCGGTCGCGCTCGCTGTCGCGCGCTATCGTTTCGACATCCTGTTTGGTGTGCTTCGCAAGTATCTCGTTTAACCGTGCGCGTATGCGCAGTATTTCCTTCGCCTGTATGTCGATATCGGTCGCCTGCCCCTCGGCGCCGCCGGAGGGCTGATGTATCATGATGCGCGCATTGGGCGTTGCAAAACGCTTGCCGGTGGCACCGCTCGCTAAAAGCACCGCAGCCATGCTCGCCGCCTGTCCGATGCACACCGT
This window of the Spirochaetota bacterium genome carries:
- the clpP gene encoding ATP-dependent Clp endopeptidase proteolytic subunit ClpP, whose translation is MQEKDDMLVPFVIEQTNRGERSYDIYSRLLKDRIVFVGDGINDAVSNAIVAQLLFLEGDNPEKDIFMYINSPGGVVSAGLAIYDTMQYIKPLVSTVCIGQAASMAAVLLASGATGKRFATPNARIMIHQPSGGAEGQATDIDIQAKEILRIRARLNEILAKHTKQDVETIARDSERDRFMSSEEAKTYGIIDEIITKRL